In a genomic window of Streptomyces koelreuteriae:
- a CDS encoding SDR family NAD(P)-dependent oxidoreductase has translation MRIDLKGRTALVTGSTQGIGAAIASGLARAGARVGVNGRSPGRVREAVDRMRGEVSGADLVPVAADVTTEEGARQAVDALGQVDILVNNLGVFESADPLEISDDEWRRYFEVNVLAAVRLTRLVLPGMTERGWGRVQYIASDSAVVVPAEMIHYGMSKTALLAVSRGFAKQAAGTGVTVNSVIAGPTHTGGVEDFVYQLVDRDLPWDEAQRAFMRQHRPQSLLQRLIEPEEIANMVVYLGSDQASATTGGALRVDGGYVDSILP, from the coding sequence ATGCGGATCGATCTGAAGGGCCGCACCGCTCTGGTGACCGGTTCCACGCAGGGCATCGGCGCCGCGATCGCCTCGGGCCTGGCCCGGGCGGGCGCCAGGGTGGGTGTCAACGGCCGCTCGCCCGGACGGGTGCGGGAGGCCGTGGACCGGATGCGGGGCGAGGTCTCCGGCGCCGACCTGGTGCCCGTGGCCGCCGACGTGACGACCGAGGAGGGTGCGCGGCAGGCGGTGGACGCCCTGGGCCAGGTGGACATCCTCGTCAACAACCTCGGCGTCTTCGAGTCCGCCGACCCCCTGGAGATCAGTGACGACGAGTGGCGGCGCTACTTCGAGGTGAATGTCCTGGCCGCCGTACGCCTCACCCGGCTCGTCCTGCCCGGCATGACCGAACGCGGCTGGGGACGCGTGCAGTACATCGCCAGCGACTCGGCGGTCGTCGTCCCCGCCGAGATGATCCACTACGGAATGTCGAAGACCGCCCTGCTCGCGGTGAGCCGGGGTTTCGCCAAGCAGGCGGCCGGGACCGGCGTCACGGTCAACTCCGTCATCGCCGGGCCGACCCACACGGGCGGCGTCGAGGACTTCGTCTACCAGCTCGTCGACCGCGATCTGCCCTGGGACGAGGCCCAGCGCGCCTTCATGCGACAGCACCGGCCGCAGTCCCTGCTCCAGCGGCTGATCGAGCCGGAGGAGATCGCCAACATGGTCGTCTATCTCGGCTCCGACCAGGCCTCGGCGACCACGGGCGGCGCCCTGCGTGTCGACGGCGGCTACGTCGACTCGATCCTGCCCTGA
- a CDS encoding TetR/AcrR family transcriptional regulator, whose amino-acid sequence MATTDKASTRDRLLDAAAEIFYREGVSVGVEALCRGAGVSKRSMYQLFASKDEVLAASLARLLPEYEARLVPGPQEETGTPRERILHVFGQLEKASAEPAYQGCPYLAALVELKDPEHPASTVAREAKEWLLGFFRARAEEGGARDAELLARQLMLVFDGAGARAGAGIETLDGLTTATVSALLDASGMR is encoded by the coding sequence ATGGCCACCACAGACAAGGCGTCCACCCGGGACCGGCTGCTCGACGCGGCAGCCGAGATCTTCTACCGCGAGGGCGTCTCCGTCGGTGTGGAGGCGCTGTGCCGCGGCGCCGGGGTCTCGAAGCGGTCCATGTACCAGCTCTTCGCGAGCAAGGACGAGGTCCTGGCGGCGAGCCTGGCCCGGCTGCTCCCGGAGTACGAGGCACGGCTGGTGCCCGGCCCGCAGGAGGAGACCGGCACTCCGCGCGAGCGGATCCTGCACGTCTTCGGACAACTGGAGAAGGCCTCCGCCGAGCCCGCCTACCAGGGCTGTCCCTACCTCGCCGCACTGGTCGAACTCAAGGACCCCGAGCACCCGGCCAGCACGGTGGCCCGCGAGGCGAAGGAGTGGCTGCTTGGCTTCTTCCGCGCCCGGGCCGAGGAGGGCGGGGCGCGGGACGCGGAACTGCTCGCCCGGCAGTTGATGCTGGTCTTCGACGGGGCGGGCGCCCGGGCGGGGGCGGGGATCGAGACCCTGGACGGCCTGACCACGGCGACCGTGAGCGCGTTGCTGGACGCGTCCGGCATGCGGTGA
- a CDS encoding FtsX-like permease family protein, giving the protein MFVLAMRSIRQRPGRFLATLLSAFLGAVIVMTFNSMHDTAGQPGVDPVSRETLSTAAGVVGGYGTLLVFFAIASTLTVNVRQRAAERELLRCSGATPAQIKRMVVGEAVAVALVGAALAIGPALLGGRALLEVFQDSGQVAQSVEYSFGPVASASGVGITLLAAAGAAFLAVRRATGEGRQRGRARTVLPYAALVAGAASATSTFVFSATDAALMAPPAYGAILLSVGCALRAPRLLAVVLDRLPFDGPSGWLAVRNLRERAGQLAGILMSLILFTAVATATLTMQAVESDAVEASGLVKSVDAKNLETLNFTVVGIIVVFVCVMLVNSLYAATGYRLREFGQQRLAGATPGQVLTLVGVEGLILMVTGVVFGTLAALAGVVPFTVARTDEVLPGEFFGIGAAVVAVAAVVTLGTSLVTARRTLRTPAVGAVAVA; this is encoded by the coding sequence GTGTTCGTTCTCGCGATGCGGTCGATACGGCAGCGGCCCGGGCGGTTCCTCGCGACCCTGCTGTCCGCGTTCCTCGGCGCGGTGATCGTCATGACGTTCAACTCGATGCACGACACGGCCGGGCAGCCGGGTGTGGACCCGGTGAGCCGGGAGACCCTGTCCACCGCGGCGGGTGTGGTCGGCGGCTACGGCACCCTGCTGGTGTTCTTCGCGATCGCCTCGACGCTGACGGTGAACGTGCGTCAGCGGGCGGCCGAGAGGGAGCTGTTGCGCTGCTCGGGGGCGACTCCGGCGCAGATCAAGCGGATGGTCGTCGGTGAGGCGGTGGCCGTGGCGCTGGTGGGCGCCGCGCTGGCGATCGGCCCCGCGTTGCTCGGCGGGCGGGCGCTGCTGGAGGTGTTCCAGGACAGCGGTCAGGTCGCCCAGTCCGTCGAGTACTCCTTCGGTCCGGTGGCGTCGGCGTCCGGTGTCGGCATCACACTGCTCGCCGCCGCGGGGGCCGCGTTCCTCGCCGTGCGGCGGGCGACGGGCGAGGGCCGGCAACGGGGCCGGGCTCGGACGGTCCTCCCCTACGCGGCTCTGGTGGCCGGTGCCGCGTCTGCCACCTCGACGTTCGTGTTCTCGGCGACGGACGCCGCGCTGATGGCGCCGCCGGCGTACGGGGCGATCCTGCTGTCCGTCGGGTGCGCGCTGCGGGCGCCGCGGCTGCTCGCGGTCGTGCTGGACCGGCTGCCGTTCGACGGTCCGAGCGGATGGCTGGCGGTGCGCAATCTGCGCGAGCGGGCCGGGCAGCTCGCCGGGATCCTGATGTCGCTGATCCTGTTCACGGCGGTCGCCACGGCGACACTGACCATGCAGGCCGTGGAGAGCGACGCCGTCGAGGCTTCGGGCCTGGTCAAGTCGGTCGACGCGAAGAACCTCGAGACGCTCAACTTCACGGTCGTCGGGATCATCGTGGTCTTCGTGTGCGTCATGCTGGTCAACTCGCTTTATGCGGCGACCGGTTACCGGCTCCGCGAGTTCGGGCAGCAGCGTCTCGCGGGGGCGACTCCGGGGCAGGTGCTCACTCTGGTGGGGGTCGAGGGGCTGATCCTGATGGTCACGGGGGTGGTCTTCGGCACGCTGGCGGCGCTGGCGGGGGTCGTGCCCTTCACCGTGGCACGCACCGACGAGGTGCTGCCGGGCGAGTTCTTCGGCATCGGGGCGGCGGTCGTCGCGGTCGCGGCGGTGGTGACGCTGGGCACGAGCCTGGTCACGGCCCGGCGGACGCTGCGTACTCCGGCGGTCGGGGCGGTCGCGGTGGCGTGA
- a CDS encoding LutB/LldF family L-lactate oxidation iron-sulfur protein, whose amino-acid sequence MSGTYLGMPAFPEAAREAVGNETLRGNLRHATHTIRAKRAKAVTEVSDWTELREAGKRIKDHTLRHLDRYLEQLEESVTAAGGIVHWAADADEANEIVTQLVQMTGESEVVKVKSMATQEIGLNEALEAEGIHAYETDLAELIVQLGKDRPSHILVPAIHRNRGEIRDIFRAEMSEWGRPAPEGLTDTPAELAEAARLHLREKFLRAKVGISGANFMVAETGTLVVVESEGNGRMCLTLPETLISVVGIEKIVPTWRDLEVFLQTLPRSSTAERMNPYTSTWTGTTEQDGPSTFHLVLLDNGRTDTLADEVGRQALRCIRCSACLNVCPVYERAGGHAYGSVYPGPIGAILSPQLRGTGSEIDASLPYASSLCGACYEVCPVAIDIPEVLVHLRERVVEGGEVTREGNKVVLRPAKGHAAERAAMRAARWAFTHPGALRTGQRAASRTRRFHPRTLPGPGRAWSGTRDLPPVPAEPFRDWWLRTRGGKDGAK is encoded by the coding sequence ATGAGCGGGACGTATCTCGGTATGCCGGCGTTTCCGGAGGCCGCGCGGGAGGCCGTGGGGAACGAGACCCTGCGCGGCAATCTGCGGCACGCCACACACACCATCCGCGCCAAGCGGGCGAAGGCCGTGACGGAGGTGTCCGACTGGACCGAGCTGCGCGAGGCGGGCAAGCGGATCAAGGACCACACGCTGCGCCATCTCGACCGCTATCTCGAGCAGTTGGAGGAGTCGGTCACGGCGGCGGGCGGCATCGTCCACTGGGCCGCCGACGCGGACGAGGCCAACGAGATCGTCACCCAGCTGGTGCAGATGACCGGCGAGTCGGAGGTCGTCAAGGTCAAGTCGATGGCCACACAGGAGATCGGGCTCAACGAGGCGCTGGAGGCCGAGGGCATCCACGCCTACGAGACCGATCTCGCCGAGCTGATCGTGCAGTTGGGCAAGGACCGGCCCTCGCACATCCTCGTCCCGGCCATCCACCGCAACCGGGGCGAGATCCGGGACATCTTCCGCGCCGAGATGAGCGAGTGGGGCCGCCCGGCCCCCGAGGGCCTCACCGACACGCCCGCCGAACTCGCCGAGGCGGCCCGGCTGCATCTGCGGGAGAAGTTCCTGCGCGCCAAGGTCGGCATCTCCGGCGCCAACTTCATGGTCGCCGAGACGGGCACGCTGGTGGTCGTGGAGTCCGAGGGCAACGGCCGGATGTGCCTGACCCTGCCCGAGACGCTGATCTCGGTCGTCGGCATCGAGAAGATCGTGCCGACGTGGCGGGACCTGGAGGTGTTCCTCCAGACCCTCCCCCGCTCCTCCACGGCCGAGCGGATGAACCCGTACACCTCGACGTGGACCGGCACCACCGAGCAGGACGGGCCCAGCACCTTCCATCTGGTGCTGCTGGACAACGGCCGCACCGACACCCTCGCCGACGAGGTCGGCCGGCAGGCGCTGCGCTGTATCCGCTGCTCGGCGTGTCTCAACGTCTGCCCGGTGTACGAGCGGGCTGGCGGCCACGCGTACGGCTCGGTGTACCCGGGCCCGATCGGCGCGATCCTCAGCCCTCAGCTGCGAGGCACGGGCAGCGAGATCGACGCCTCGCTGCCGTACGCGTCCTCGCTGTGCGGGGCGTGCTACGAGGTGTGCCCGGTCGCCATCGACATCCCCGAGGTGCTGGTGCATCTGCGGGAACGGGTCGTGGAGGGCGGAGAGGTCACCCGGGAGGGCAACAAGGTGGTGCTGCGGCCCGCGAAGGGGCATGCCGCCGAGCGTGCGGCGATGCGGGCCGCCCGCTGGGCGTTCACACACCCGGGCGCGCTGCGCACCGGCCAGCGCGCCGCCTCCCGGACCCGGCGCTTCCATCCCCGTACGCTGCCGGGGCCCGGCCGGGCCTGGAGCGGGACCCGGGACCTGCCGCCGGTGCCGGCCGAGCCGTTCCGGGACTGGTGGCTGCGGACACGCGGCGGGAAGGACGGGGCCAAGTGA
- a CDS encoding (Fe-S)-binding protein: protein MRVALFLTCVNDTLYPDTGRAVVKLLTRLGVDVDFPMAQTCCGQAHYNTGYRHEAEPLARHFSDVFGEYEAIVTPSGSCGSMVRELYPRMGERARAEGRGDTLAATLAPVVPKTYELTEFLVDVLGVTDVGAYYPHTVTYHPTCHGLRGLGLGDRPRRLLQAVKGLELAELPGADECCGFGGTFALKNSDVSAAMGTDKVRNAESTGAEVLCAADNSCLMHIGGTMTRLRTGMRPVHIAEILASTEEEPAV from the coding sequence ATGCGTGTCGCCCTGTTCCTGACCTGCGTCAACGACACGCTGTATCCGGACACGGGGCGCGCCGTGGTGAAACTGCTGACCAGACTGGGCGTCGACGTCGACTTCCCGATGGCGCAGACCTGCTGCGGACAGGCGCACTACAACACCGGATACCGTCACGAGGCCGAGCCGCTCGCCCGGCATTTCTCCGATGTATTCGGCGAGTACGAGGCGATCGTGACACCGTCCGGGTCGTGCGGGTCCATGGTGCGCGAGCTGTATCCGCGGATGGGCGAGCGGGCCCGGGCCGAGGGGCGCGGGGACACCCTCGCTGCGACGCTGGCGCCGGTGGTGCCGAAGACGTACGAACTCACGGAGTTCTTGGTCGACGTGCTGGGCGTGACGGACGTCGGGGCGTACTACCCGCACACGGTGACGTACCACCCGACCTGTCACGGACTGCGCGGACTCGGACTCGGCGACCGGCCGCGGCGGCTGCTCCAGGCGGTGAAGGGGCTGGAGCTGGCCGAACTGCCGGGGGCCGACGAGTGCTGCGGGTTCGGCGGCACCTTCGCGCTGAAGAACTCCGATGTCTCGGCGGCGATGGGCACCGACAAGGTGCGCAACGCCGAGTCGACGGGCGCGGAGGTGCTGTGCGCGGCCGACAACTCCTGTCTGATGCACATCGGCGGGACGATGACCCGGCTGCGGACCGGCATGCGGCCGGTGCACATCGCGGAGATCCTGGCGAGCACGGAGGAGGAACCGGCCGTATGA
- a CDS encoding SDR family oxidoreductase, which produces MTAIEGSVALVTGGSRGIGRALVEALYERGAEKVYATARDPRTVTHPDAVPLALEVTDPASVAAAAEQAQDVTLLINNAGASVNANFLDSPVEDVRREFETNFYGPLLVTRAFVPVIERNGGGHILNLHSVLSWIGLAGSYSASKAAFWSQTNSLRLDLKPRGIEVTGLHVGYVDTDLTAAVDAPKSTAESVAAQALDGIASGAYEVLADDLSRQVKAGLAADPAALYPQLAVA; this is translated from the coding sequence ATGACCGCCATCGAAGGTTCCGTCGCACTCGTCACCGGCGGCAGCCGCGGCATCGGCCGGGCCCTGGTCGAGGCCCTGTACGAGCGCGGTGCCGAGAAGGTGTACGCCACCGCCCGTGACCCGCGCACCGTCACCCACCCCGACGCTGTGCCGCTCGCCCTGGAGGTCACCGACCCCGCGTCCGTCGCGGCGGCGGCCGAGCAGGCGCAGGACGTCACCCTGCTGATCAACAACGCGGGCGCGTCGGTGAACGCGAACTTCCTCGACTCGCCCGTCGAGGACGTCCGCCGCGAGTTCGAAACCAACTTCTACGGGCCGCTCCTGGTGACCCGGGCCTTCGTCCCCGTCATCGAGCGCAACGGCGGCGGCCACATCCTGAACCTCCACTCCGTGCTGTCGTGGATCGGCCTCGCCGGCTCCTACAGCGCGTCCAAGGCGGCCTTCTGGTCCCAGACCAACTCGCTGCGCCTCGACCTGAAGCCGCGGGGCATCGAGGTCACCGGCCTGCACGTCGGGTACGTCGACACCGATCTGACCGCCGCCGTCGACGCCCCGAAGTCCACGGCCGAGAGTGTCGCGGCCCAGGCCCTCGACGGGATCGCCTCGGGCGCCTACGAGGTCCTGGCCGACGACCTCTCCCGGCAGGTCAAGGCCGGGCTGGCGGCCGACCCCGCCGCCCTCTACCCGCAGCTCGCCGTCGCCTGA
- a CDS encoding cupin domain-containing protein, with the protein MLEVKTLDKPDERRDFPRGHLEAVHMTDLDFAVATFEPGWRWTESVAPIAGTATCQVHHNCYMLQGRMHIRMDDGGEAEVGPGDVFVCSPGHDAWVVGDEQAVVYDFQGQMAREYAKK; encoded by the coding sequence ATGTTGGAAGTGAAGACGCTCGACAAGCCGGATGAGCGGCGTGATTTCCCCCGTGGCCACCTCGAAGCCGTCCATATGACGGATCTCGACTTCGCCGTGGCGACCTTCGAGCCCGGCTGGCGCTGGACCGAGTCCGTGGCCCCGATCGCGGGCACCGCCACCTGCCAGGTGCACCACAACTGCTACATGCTCCAGGGCCGGATGCACATCCGCATGGACGACGGCGGCGAGGCCGAGGTCGGCCCGGGCGACGTCTTCGTCTGCTCGCCCGGACACGACGCCTGGGTGGTGGGCGACGAGCAGGCCGTGGTCTACGACTTCCAGGGACAGATGGCGAGGGAGTACGCGAAGAAGTAG
- a CDS encoding AAA family ATPase, translating to MFTSVDDVSARLAETGYLASPAVATTVFLADRLGKPLLVEGPAGVGKTELAKAVAEVADARLVRLQCYEGVDESRALYEWNHAKQLLRISAGRDESWDETRTDIFSEEFLLTRPLLTAIRGDDPKVLLIDETDKADVEVEGLLLEVLSDFQVTVPELGTITATRRPFVVLTSNASRELSEALRRRCLFLHIGFPDEELERRIVRLKVPGLDEALARSVVRVVGALRAMDLRKVPSVAETIDWARTLLALGAGTLDETVVRASLGVLLKHQEDVLKASAKLDLDAL from the coding sequence TTGTTCACATCCGTCGACGACGTCTCCGCACGTCTGGCCGAGACCGGGTATCTCGCCTCGCCGGCCGTCGCCACGACCGTCTTCCTCGCCGACCGCCTCGGCAAGCCGCTGCTGGTCGAGGGCCCGGCCGGGGTCGGCAAGACGGAGCTGGCCAAAGCCGTCGCCGAGGTCGCGGACGCGCGGCTCGTGCGCCTGCAGTGCTACGAGGGGGTCGACGAGTCCCGGGCGCTGTACGAGTGGAACCACGCCAAGCAGCTCCTGCGCATCAGCGCGGGCCGCGACGAGTCGTGGGACGAGACGCGCACGGACATCTTCAGCGAGGAGTTCCTGCTCACCCGGCCGCTGCTGACCGCCATCCGGGGCGACGACCCGAAGGTGCTGCTGATCGACGAGACCGACAAGGCGGACGTCGAGGTGGAGGGCCTGCTCCTGGAGGTGCTCAGTGACTTCCAGGTGACGGTGCCCGAGCTGGGCACCATCACCGCGACGCGCCGCCCCTTCGTCGTCCTCACCTCCAACGCGAGCCGGGAGCTGTCCGAGGCGCTGCGCCGCCGCTGCCTCTTCCTCCACATCGGCTTCCCGGACGAGGAGTTGGAGCGCCGGATCGTACGGCTGAAGGTGCCGGGGCTCGACGAGGCGCTGGCCCGCTCGGTCGTCCGGGTGGTGGGCGCGCTGCGGGCGATGGACCTGCGCAAGGTGCCGTCGGTCGCCGAGACCATCGACTGGGCGCGCACCCTGCTCGCGCTGGGCGCCGGCACCCTGGACGAGACGGTCGTGCGGGCCAGCCTCGGCGTGCTCCTCAAGCATCAGGAGGACGTCCTCAAGGCGAGCGCCAAGCTCGACCTGGACGCCCTGTGA
- a CDS encoding vWA domain-containing protein produces the protein MTTPAGEGVAERLTSLVGALRAHGIRVGTGETVDAGQAIEALGLTDRELLREGLAATLLHGTGQRLVFDPVFDLYFPRGVGGPEGKSAGRENLRDRLAAALAADDQALLGRLAVEAVDGFGGYGSSPESDGWSSYQTLERLRPQTLLARVRDDVRGQGGSSGFADRLLEDEIRRRIDSFRALVATEARRRVAERRDRDELARRAVAPTADRVDFLFAGKARLAELRRAVQPLARKLATRLAARRRRASRGTIDLRRTLRGSLSTGGVPMKPVLRRRRPARPELVLLCDVSGSVSGFSDFTMLLVQALHDQFSKVRVFAFVNRVDEVTALLRHGTADPEGLSARIGAEATLTGWHDSSDYGTALGEFAEIHGDAVGPRTTVFVLGDARTNRSDPNPPAVRRIAERARRVYWLNPEQRSLWGTGDSVAPLYAELVEMHECRNVGQLSALVARLLPV, from the coding sequence GTGACCACCCCGGCGGGCGAGGGTGTCGCCGAGCGGCTGACGTCCCTGGTCGGGGCGCTGCGCGCGCACGGCATCCGGGTCGGCACGGGCGAGACGGTCGACGCGGGGCAGGCGATCGAGGCGCTCGGCCTCACGGACCGGGAGCTGCTGCGCGAGGGGCTGGCGGCGACGCTGCTGCACGGCACCGGGCAACGGCTGGTGTTCGACCCGGTCTTCGACCTGTACTTCCCGCGCGGTGTCGGCGGCCCGGAGGGGAAGAGCGCGGGCAGGGAGAACCTGCGTGACCGGCTGGCGGCCGCGCTCGCCGCCGACGACCAGGCACTGCTGGGGCGGCTGGCGGTCGAGGCGGTCGACGGTTTCGGGGGCTACGGCTCCTCGCCGGAGTCGGACGGCTGGTCGTCGTACCAGACGCTCGAACGGCTGCGCCCGCAGACCCTGCTCGCCCGGGTCCGCGACGATGTGCGCGGGCAGGGCGGCAGTTCGGGGTTCGCGGACCGGCTGCTGGAGGACGAGATCCGGCGACGGATCGACAGCTTTCGCGCGCTGGTGGCCACGGAGGCGCGGCGGCGGGTCGCCGAGCGGCGCGACCGGGACGAGCTCGCCCGGCGGGCGGTGGCGCCGACCGCCGACCGGGTCGATTTCCTGTTCGCCGGGAAGGCCCGGCTGGCCGAGCTGCGCAGGGCGGTCCAGCCGCTCGCCCGCAAGCTCGCGACCCGGCTCGCGGCCCGGCGCCGCCGCGCCTCCCGGGGCACGATCGACCTGCGGCGGACGCTGCGCGGTTCGCTGTCGACGGGCGGGGTGCCGATGAAGCCGGTGCTGCGCAGGCGCCGCCCGGCGCGGCCCGAACTGGTGCTGCTGTGCGATGTGTCGGGGTCGGTGTCGGGTTTCTCGGACTTCACGATGCTGCTGGTCCAGGCGTTGCACGACCAGTTCAGCAAGGTGCGGGTGTTCGCCTTCGTCAACCGGGTCGACGAGGTGACCGCGCTCCTGCGGCACGGCACCGCGGACCCGGAGGGGCTCAGTGCCCGGATCGGGGCGGAGGCCACGCTCACCGGATGGCACGACAGCAGCGACTACGGCACGGCGCTGGGCGAGTTCGCCGAGATCCACGGCGACGCGGTCGGTCCCCGCACGACGGTGTTCGTCCTGGGTGACGCCCGGACGAACCGGAGCGACCCGAATCCGCCCGCCGTACGGCGGATCGCCGAACGGGCGCGCCGCGTCTACTGGCTGAACCCCGAGCAGCGCTCCCTGTGGGGCACGGGCGATTCCGTCGCGCCGCTCTACGCCGAGCTGGTCGAGATGCACGAGTGCCGCAATGTCGGACAGCTCAGCGCGCTGGTGGCGCGACTGCTGCCGGTGTGA
- a CDS encoding ABC transporter ATP-binding protein, producing the protein MRRTGPRQDQDPGPAAEALRLVKVTKTYGSADSAVTALDGVTLGLGRGTFTAVMGPSGSGKSTLLQCAAGLDRPDSGIVQVDGTELTGGGEAELTRFRRGRIGFVFQQYNLLETLTVAQNTVLPLKLAGRKVDRQRVREVLTAVGLGDRLGHRPDQLSGGQRQRVAIARALVTEPRVIFADEPTGALDTRSARDVLRLLQQAVRVHGRTVVMVTHDPVAAAYADTVLFLADGRLAGRMDAPTADAVAERLAHLGDDVRAGV; encoded by the coding sequence ATGAGGCGCACCGGCCCACGACAGGACCAGGACCCGGGACCCGCCGCCGAGGCACTGCGGCTGGTCAAGGTCACCAAGACGTACGGGAGCGCCGACAGCGCCGTGACCGCCCTGGACGGTGTGACGCTCGGTCTGGGGCGTGGCACGTTCACGGCGGTGATGGGGCCCTCCGGTTCCGGCAAGTCGACACTGCTGCAGTGCGCGGCGGGGCTCGACCGGCCCGACAGCGGGATCGTGCAGGTCGACGGCACCGAGCTGACGGGCGGCGGCGAGGCCGAGCTGACGAGGTTCCGGCGCGGCCGGATCGGGTTCGTGTTCCAGCAGTACAACCTGCTGGAGACGCTGACCGTCGCCCAGAACACGGTGCTGCCGCTCAAGCTGGCCGGGCGGAAGGTGGACCGGCAGCGGGTCCGCGAGGTGCTGACGGCGGTGGGACTGGGTGACCGGCTCGGGCACCGGCCCGATCAGCTCTCGGGCGGTCAGCGCCAGCGGGTCGCGATCGCCCGGGCCCTCGTCACCGAACCGCGGGTGATCTTCGCGGACGAGCCGACGGGCGCGCTGGACACCCGCAGCGCGCGGGACGTGCTGCGGCTGCTCCAGCAGGCGGTGCGGGTGCACGGGCGGACCGTGGTGATGGTGACGCACGACCCGGTCGCCGCCGCGTACGCCGACACCGTGCTGTTCCTGGCGGACGGCCGGCTCGCGGGCCGGATGGACGCGCCGACGGCCGACGCGGTCGCGGAGCGGCTGGCGCACCTGGGCGACGACGTGCGGGCGGGGGTGTGA
- a CDS encoding LutC/YkgG family protein → MNSRERILGRVRRALVDVPRDDSPYEQAVERDYAREHGDRSVEQTVELLAENLADYRAIVHRTDAEGLAALIAGLLDKRGSASVLAPPGLDPAWLERTGVTRVADRVESTPAELDRVDSVVTACAVAIAETGTIVLDGSPDQGRRRITLVPDHHICVVRVPGQVVSSVPQGLERLDPARPLTWISGPSATSDIELDRVEGVHGPRTLEVILVGED, encoded by the coding sequence GTGAACAGCAGGGAGCGGATCCTGGGCCGGGTGCGGCGCGCGCTGGTGGATGTGCCTCGGGACGACTCGCCGTACGAGCAGGCGGTCGAGCGTGACTATGCGCGTGAGCACGGGGACCGGAGTGTCGAGCAGACCGTCGAGCTGCTGGCCGAGAACCTGGCGGACTACCGGGCGATCGTGCACCGCACGGACGCCGAGGGGCTGGCCGCGCTGATCGCGGGGCTGCTGGACAAGCGCGGGTCGGCTTCGGTGCTGGCGCCGCCCGGGCTGGACCCGGCGTGGCTGGAGCGGACCGGGGTGACACGGGTGGCGGACCGGGTGGAGAGCACTCCGGCCGAACTCGACCGGGTGGACAGCGTCGTGACGGCCTGTGCGGTGGCGATCGCGGAGACCGGCACGATCGTGCTGGACGGCTCGCCCGACCAGGGGCGGCGCCGGATCACCCTCGTCCCGGACCATCACATCTGCGTGGTCCGTGTCCCCGGGCAGGTCGTGTCGTCGGTGCCGCAGGGCCTCGAACGGCTCGATCCGGCACGGCCGTTGACGTGGATCTCCGGGCCGTCGGCGACCAGTGACATCGAGCTGGACCGGGTCGAGGGGGTGCACGGTCCGCGCACCCTGGAGGTGATCCTCGTCGGCGAGGACTGA